AGGCGGCGGTTTCAGCATGACTTGTCAAATGATCCACAGCGACGACAATCCGTCGGTTGTCAGCGCCAGTGCATGGAAGAGGCCAAGTGTATAGAAGGGTCCAAGACATAGCAGCTAGGCACCGTGCTTCTGGAATTGTTCGTTCGTAACGTTCAAGTAGAAACATTTTGCACATGCTAGGACACACCTTGGAGTAACGTTGTATTCGAATATTGCTTCTGAAGTTAACAAACTTGAGTTCAGAGCAACGGCGAGTGTTTAAGCGTTTTACTGCCCCCTGAAAGGCTGTAGGCTCCTTTCAACATCCTTGAAGTTCAGAATCACCTTTGCGACAGCGTTTTCTCGTCTGCCTCGTACGTTTACTGAGAGCGCTCGAGCGTGTCATCCGCGTTTTCGTACGTGGCTGCACATTGCCACAACCGACTGAAACTTCAACTTAACTAGAAAACCTAACACTGCAACGCCCATCCGACCACCACAAACCAATCGTCCGCCCGTTCATTGAAATCTTGTAATAGGACAGTTGTGTATGTGTAAACATATAACTAGGTTATACAAGTCACCGTGGCGGCGTAGTCGTTGCGACGTCGCGCTGCTAAGCGCTAGGGCGCGGGCTTGATTACCAGACATGGCGAACGCATTTCGATAGGAGCGAAACGAAAACGACGCACGGGCAATTAAACTTACGTGCGCGTTAGGGAACCCCGAGGAATTGCTGTTAATCCGAAGAtggccactacggcgtgccttttaATCGCATCTGGGTTTTGGCACGCAATACTGTACAGCTTAACAAGGTTAAGATATCGCCAACCCTCGTTTGGCAGAATGCGGTATAAGCGATGAATGTGTGAGGGGATCAATgcagcagtggcatagccagaatATTTTTCGGGAGGTGTTATACGCCACCggtaacaaaataaaaagaaagagagctcgCGCCAGAATAATATCCTGGTCGTTGATCTACTTTGATAATGCAGGAAGCTTAGTTGTTTCGTTCACTGTGACATGTACATAAAAATACGATTGgaaaggagggggagaggagggtgTGCAGCGTTCAAAAAGTTTCGGGAAGTGTTCTGACACCGAAAtacaccccttggctacgcctctgcaatGTAGCTCAAGTTTCACGGCAACACTGTACTCTTAGTACTGTTTGGTACCACCTGCCGCATTAGACGCATACCAGACGGTAAAACTTCCTGATACTACCTACCAGACAAGTGGTACTAGGTAGGTAGCACTACTGACCAGACGGGAATACCTTATACTATGGCCTACTGTATATGCGATGAGATTAGGGGCTCTCTGTGAGTCCTGGTAGAAGCCATGCACCCTTCTCGAGTCAGTGAAGCTGCAGCGATGTCCGAATCTGTGATTCAAATCTCGTCCTCCCGCGCCCCGCGTCAGCGTTCGTCGGTCGCGCCTGCTCACGACTCTGCAGTTCCTATAGCGGGGCCACTTCCTCCACTGCGTTTTCCTACCGGCGTCGTGATCCGTATCGGATCGCGGCGACGCCCGCGTATGGCCGTCACGAAGCGCGCCCTTCACGGGGAAATCGTCTCGATTCGTCCTCTCGACCTTGTCACTCGGACGACACGACGCGCGCTTGATGGTCCAGTGGTGACGCATACATTCTTTATGTAGGCCGTTGCTCTGGCTATATACTCTTTCAAGGAGGTCACGTGATGGCCATGCATGCGGATGACCGTCATGCATGAGCTTTATTCACTCGTTTTTGTACCCGACATGATTCAATGGTTTATTTTAAATTCCGCTCTGGTAATAGCTTTAGTTCGCTCGGTATTTCAGATTAGTGTTGTGTCGTGGCTGAGGAGGAATCGAACGCATTGTAGTATGGTAAATGTATGTCTTTAGTATCGGCAAGACGCGTGCCGCAGTTCGCCACGCATTTGCAGTTCTTGCGGTGAACCTTTTATAGCGTTCGCCATAAGTTTATAACGTCTTTCATGGAACTCCGATCTCAGGATTGAGATCTTTGGTACTCGAGTCCCACTGGCTTAATTTGGACGTTACTGTTAGCTTTACTTATCATCGTTACCTGACATGCCCACTATAATGTCTGTCTTTATGTCTTTGATATTGGTAAGTAACATTTAGAACTTGACTAAAACCTTCCGATCAAGTCGCTTGTAAGTGTTTCGTGCTTAAAGGCTTATTTATGAACAACTGGCACAGATAAAAGATGGTTTCAACGTATAGGGTCCGCTTAGAGAAAAGGGAAACCTGCTGGCATTGGTCCTCTAACTTGAGCGGTTAGTAGACATTCATCGAGGTTTCAGATGGCACGTTAATCTGGTGTACTGTCTACCTTTCTTAATTCTACTTTTTGTCTGTTGGCAGTGATTTCTAACGGAGAGTGCGACACACACTCTatctaaaacaattaaaaaaagaaactttgctAGATGTTTCACACGACTGCAATTACAGCAATTAAGTCTTTCGCAGTAGGTATGGTTTCTGGTAAACATAATATGCAGACACACTTTCGTCAAACACGCATAATCACTCACCTTTCTAAACAATTTATTACAGAGCGCGGGACAGAGTTGCTCGGAGGTCATTCGTAGAGGCCTTTGTCTTGCAGTGAACATAAGACATGCTGCGGATGATGATATCATGAGTTGGATGCTCGACAAAATTGTAAAGCGTATACAAGCGCCAATAATCATCGAGGTGCGGTAGACACATGCACTACTGCACGGATGAATACGCGCGCATGCATGGATGAATCCACAATCGCGTATCCATTGATGCGTGCCGTTACTCAGGAAGGTGACTGTCAGGTGGCGATGGCCAGTGAGAAGACTATCGACGCTGAATGCTACGCTTCCGAGCAAAGACTAAATAGCTTCTTCTTGCCAATGACAACAGCGCACGTATATCTTAATATTAATTTTCACAACACTTACTGTTTTACATCATCAAGGTTTCTTTGCCTCCGCTTGGGAACGGAAAACACGTTTGCTGCTTGATCTGTGCCTGCTTTTCCGCAATTGTCATTTGTATGTTGTCGACGTTGTTAAGGCGCTGGTTGACGTATGGTTGACGCTCCCGCGATGAAGTTAATTGTGGAAGGACGTACAAAAGGGCACATTTACCGTTGCATACACGGCGGTGAAATTGTATTTGAAAGAGTTTCTGACTTCTCAGCGTCGTCGCTAGAACACTACCCGCGAAGCATTTTTATTTTCAGCCGCGTGTCGTCCGTTAACAAACGGTTAGACACAAAACGAAGCGTGCTGAGAGTCTCAGCTCAAGACCATCCGTTGAGCATACTTACAAATTACAGATTCTAAACAGTCACAGGAACGTTAAATTTTAGCTGCGTATGGGGTGTCAAAGGTCGGTGAATCTCTGCAGTGCAGGGCGGCACAGGAAGGAAGAACAGCGCACCCTTATTTGCCTTTGCTCCTTGCTGCTCTGTCTTGGGTGAGCAAGCTTGagctgcttttgcgaaagcaaCCATCCCACTTGCATCTTTCGTTCTTTTTAGCCTTTGTAGGTGTTCATAGAGTGGTTCGTACCATCACAGCGCGGAACTTTCAGGCTTGATTTGTTTTTGCCTCGTCAAACAAGGGGTAAACATTCTTGAACACCGGGCGtcactgaagccaacgtttcgacaagtggtcttgtcttctttgaGACAGCAACCATCTACCTTGGCGCATATATGTGTGTTCTTCGCACGCTCTCTCCCAACCATAAAGGTTGAGGAAGAGAGGGCAAGTGCGAAAACGAGGGATAATGTGAGTGAACTCTCAGTGTGGTCAAGAGATAACTTTCCAATAACCCTCTCTTTTCTTTGTCCGATTGTATGCAGCGGGTGCCATCGCCGACCGGATCCCGGAGTATAGCGTATTGAGCGGCGGCCGCGAAAGTCAAGGGTTGAAGAAGTCATGAGGTTGCAGCAGGCGTCCGCGCTAGTGGCCCTTGTGCTGGCCGCTACGCTGATCATAGCGACGCAGGCCGTCTACCCCGATGCCGCCCTCTACCAGACAAACATCAACCGGCAAAGCTCGGGCGTCGGAGCAGCGGCCGCCGGAGGCATCGCATCCACCATCACGCAGGCGAGTACAAACTTCGTGATTGTTCCGGGCGGTGTTTTTTGAATATTCTCAAACATTTCCCTCTTCACATCTTTGAACGAAGCCGCGgtctccattttttttaaaaagaaagaggaagggtcAGCCTTTATTTTTTTGCCGGAGTAGTTGCAAAGGGCATGGGCGTGCGCGGGATTCCCCATATAGGGGAAGGGGGTCAAAGtttcttcaatcaatcaatcaatcaatcaatcaatcaatcaatcaatcaatcaatcaatcaatcaatcaatcaatcaatcaatcaatcaatcaatcaatcaatcaatcaatcaatcaatcaatcttgcCCTTCAAGAAAAGAGAAGCGGAGGGTATTCGAAGGAAAACCTCAGCTGAACATGACAGGGCTTCCAAGCCCTGCGCAGTACAGCAGGGTAGTAAAGGGAAATACAATCGtacaaattttaaatgcgaaaatTCACGCGCAGCTGCAACAACATGGTACAAGAAAGTAAAGCACAAATTTACAGAAGGACTGCGACATAAGTTAAGTGAATACCTCATGAATAAATAAGCGTAGATTCGGAAACTCACACGCATATGCAACAGTAGGTATAATACGATAGGCACAACACAGATCGTTAGTGCAGTAATATAAAAGCGCATTAAACATAGTAAACTATTGTGAATGATAAGAAACTATACATTGAAAAAGAAAGCATTCGATTCAACTTTATGGCATGAAAGGTGGTTGTTTGCAAGTTAACTCAGAACAGAAGAAAGCTTAAATCTGAGCAGTTAAGCACAGTTATTAAATTATCACGAGGGAATCAATTACGTTGTATACTCTACTTTGACGTCTTCTAGAATACAAAGTAAAGTACGACGTATTAGTCGTTGAAACCGAGTGGTCCACTAGAACGCACGATTGACCTTTCACAGCCGAGGCATCGCTTTGGGGCTTTCTCGTTAATCGCAGGTCTTCACGCAGGGCCTCTCCGGACTGATGTCCGGCCTGGTCTCCTCGCTGCCGTCGATGCTGACCAACGCGGTGCCGATGTTGCTGATGCTCGGCCTCGGCGGTCTTCTGCTTCCACTGCTGGGCGTGAGCCTGTTCTTCCGCGAGGGACAGAAGAGGACCTTCAGCCTGCCGTCCATCAACCCGGCCATCCTGGACGGGCTCGCCGACGTACTCGACCGCGTCACCAAGGCCATCGAGCAGGGCGAGAAGAAGTACGCCACCAAGAACAACTGAAGCCAAGGGGCCCTCCCCGACACCATGCAACCACCGCCACCTCTGTAAATAGGACGCTGCCAAACTCTCCCCCATGTACAGGTGAGTGGGCGAAAATGCGTGCTGCTGCAACAGCGTTGAACCGAGGACTTCGGTTACTTGGGAAGTAGGTGCTTCCACTGTTACTAATGTTTCTTCGTGAGTTACGCCGGGTCGGAGTGTGAATGCTGAAATCTGTGGGTCGTCATAGATTGGATAACGCTAAGAGAGCTGCTGCCAGTTGTGACGAACTGCATTCTGTACCGCGTTTGATAGGGCGGCGCTCGGGCGAAGTAGGGCTAGTGTTTCGTTACACGGGACTGTTACAAAGGGTAAAACAGGAAatcgtcatcatcgtcgtcatcattatCATAATGCGGCAAACTTCGCAAGGCTAAATACGCCTGCAGCAAACagcattcctcctcctcctccttcttgataTCGTTGTTTCTTTAACCCCGTTCACTTGTAAATTACAATACAATGATGACACGAATGCTGCGGATAAAGCCTCACATGTAGTGCGGTGAGAGAGGACGAGGGGGTGAAGCACCTTCCGTAATTGCAGTGCACTGTGAAACTT
Above is a window of Rhipicephalus sanguineus isolate Rsan-2018 chromosome 3, BIME_Rsan_1.4, whole genome shotgun sequence DNA encoding:
- the LOC119386883 gene encoding uncharacterized protein LOC119386883 isoform X2: MRLQQASALVALVLAATLIIATQAVYPDAALYQTNINRQSSGVGAAAAGGIASTITQGLSGLMSGLVSSLPSMLTNAVPMLLMLGLGGLLLPLLGVSLFFREGQKRTFSLPSINPAILDGLADVLDRVTKAIEQGEKKYATKNN
- the LOC119386883 gene encoding uncharacterized protein LOC119386883 isoform X1, whose translation is MRLQQASALVALVLAATLIIATQAVYPDAALYQTNINRQSSGVGAAAAGGIASTITQVFTQGLSGLMSGLVSSLPSMLTNAVPMLLMLGLGGLLLPLLGVSLFFREGQKRTFSLPSINPAILDGLADVLDRVTKAIEQGEKKYATKNN